One genomic window of Polyangium aurulentum includes the following:
- a CDS encoding peptide ABC transporter substrate-binding protein, translating into MAGKPLLPLVVVISVLGGACTDERASPSFGPQTRSGKDPHTLYVDAAGEPEELDPGRSRETKSRTLIAQLFEGLSAFGPEDGRIVQGVATRWEQSADNRVFRFHLRPEARWSDGVPVTAHDFVYAWKRVLDPAFASPAADHLFVLRNGEAFHRGDGSAAVGVRALDDLTLEVELERPTPYFLQLTAMPVTYPVRRDVIERLAREGRAERWVRPEHIVVNGPYTLDAWKFRYEITMKRNPHYWAAGELRIHRVVWAEVENRHAAMNLYKTGDLDWTGDSGTLPVEWLETLEGKRDFRRFPLLSTYWYELNTARPPLDDVRVRRALDLAVDKRTLAATVARGGIPATHYVPEIIGGGYAERVKRDRAAGRDWFDMPNHGFDPERARSLLREAGHSIVQGPDGQLLAEGFPPVELLFEASESARQFAVAVQDMWRRHLGITVALRSEEWRVLLQDLRAKRFQIVRYGWAADYDHPHSFLATFVTGSPQNHTGWSDPELDALVARAAATADAQESIELYRRAEERAVAGMCRIPFYFYTGTTLVKPWVQGWAPNGMGIHLVRWLSLEGSGPSPRPFPPPGKVAGP; encoded by the coding sequence ATGGCCGGCAAACCCCTTTTGCCGCTCGTGGTCGTGATCTCCGTGCTCGGGGGCGCCTGCACGGACGAGCGGGCGAGCCCCTCTTTCGGCCCGCAGACGCGCTCGGGCAAGGACCCGCACACGCTTTACGTCGATGCCGCCGGCGAGCCCGAGGAGCTCGATCCGGGCCGCTCGCGCGAGACGAAGAGCCGCACGCTCATCGCGCAGCTGTTCGAGGGACTGTCGGCTTTCGGACCCGAGGACGGCCGCATCGTGCAGGGGGTTGCGACGCGCTGGGAGCAAAGCGCGGACAACCGTGTTTTCCGCTTTCACCTGCGTCCCGAGGCGCGCTGGTCGGACGGCGTCCCCGTCACGGCGCACGATTTCGTGTACGCGTGGAAGCGCGTTCTCGACCCCGCGTTCGCCTCGCCGGCGGCCGATCACCTCTTCGTTCTCCGCAATGGCGAGGCCTTTCACCGCGGCGACGGGAGCGCGGCCGTCGGCGTGCGCGCGCTCGACGACCTGACGCTGGAGGTCGAGCTCGAGCGACCCACGCCCTATTTCTTGCAGCTCACCGCCATGCCCGTCACCTATCCCGTGCGGCGCGACGTGATCGAGCGGCTCGCGCGGGAGGGGCGCGCCGAGAGATGGGTGCGGCCCGAGCACATCGTGGTTAACGGGCCCTACACGCTCGACGCCTGGAAATTCCGCTACGAGATCACCATGAAGCGGAACCCACACTACTGGGCGGCGGGCGAGCTGCGCATTCATCGCGTCGTTTGGGCCGAGGTCGAAAATCGCCACGCGGCCATGAACCTGTACAAGACCGGCGACCTCGACTGGACGGGGGACAGCGGCACCTTGCCGGTGGAATGGCTCGAGACGCTCGAGGGCAAGCGTGATTTCCGCCGCTTCCCGCTCCTGAGCACCTACTGGTACGAGCTCAATACGGCCAGACCCCCCCTCGACGACGTCCGCGTGCGCCGCGCCCTCGATCTCGCGGTCGACAAGCGGACGCTCGCCGCGACGGTGGCCCGGGGCGGGATTCCCGCCACGCATTACGTGCCCGAGATCATCGGCGGCGGCTACGCCGAGCGGGTGAAGAGGGACCGGGCGGCGGGCCGCGATTGGTTCGACATGCCAAACCATGGCTTCGACCCCGAGCGCGCGCGGTCGCTGCTCCGGGAGGCGGGCCATTCCATCGTCCAGGGTCCGGATGGCCAGCTTCTGGCCGAGGGTTTCCCGCCCGTCGAGCTGCTCTTCGAGGCGAGCGAGAGCGCGCGTCAATTCGCGGTCGCGGTGCAGGACATGTGGCGGCGTCACCTCGGCATCACGGTCGCCCTCCGCAGCGAGGAATGGCGCGTCCTTTTGCAGGACCTGCGCGCAAAACGATTCCAGATCGTCCGGTATGGCTGGGCCGCCGATTACGACCACCCGCACAGCTTCCTCGCGACGTTCGTCACGGGCAGCCCGCAAAACCACACGGGCTGGTCCGATCCCGAGCTCGACGCCCTCGTCGCGCGCGCGGCGGCGACGGCGGACGCGCAGGAGAGCATCGAGCTCTACCGCCGCGCCGAGGAGCGCGCCGTGGCAGGGATGTGCCGGATTCCGTTCTATTTCTACACCGGCACCACGCTCGTGAAGCCCTGGGTCCAGGGCTGGGCCCCGAACGGGATGGGCATTCATCTCGTCCGATGGCTTTCCCTGGAGGGCAGCGGCCCCTCCCCGCGGCCATTCCCACCGCCCGGAAAGGTCGCCGGCCCGTGA
- a CDS encoding ABC transporter permease, with amino-acid sequence MRRFILKKLAGAALLLFVLASTVFVLVRLLPGGPFHHERAVPPAVEAALRAKYRLDAPVLVQYRDWMIDLVTRGDLGPAFKYPHRTVNEIIGASLPVSLHVGILALLLALAIGLPAGILGAVRRGRPADTLITAATTLGISIPRLVVGPLLVLVFSLELGLLPVARWGTWRHVVLPVLCAAVPVGAQIARMARAGMIEALEADFIRAARAKGLSEAGVLRRHALRVALAPVVSFLGPAASGLLVGSVVVERIFDVPGMGRYFVEAALNRDYNLVTGVALVYAALLVLLDTLADIARALLDPRVSLE; translated from the coding sequence GTGAGGAGGTTCATCCTCAAAAAGCTCGCGGGGGCCGCCCTGCTCCTGTTCGTGCTGGCGTCGACGGTCTTCGTCCTCGTGCGTCTTTTGCCGGGCGGCCCCTTCCATCACGAGCGCGCCGTGCCGCCCGCCGTGGAGGCGGCGCTGCGCGCGAAATACCGGCTCGATGCTCCCGTCCTCGTCCAGTACCGCGACTGGATGATCGATCTCGTCACCCGCGGAGACCTCGGCCCCGCATTCAAATACCCTCATCGCACCGTCAACGAGATCATCGGCGCGAGCCTGCCCGTCTCCTTGCACGTCGGCATTCTCGCGCTGCTCCTCGCCCTCGCCATCGGCCTCCCCGCAGGCATTCTCGGCGCCGTCCGGCGCGGTCGCCCCGCCGATACGCTGATCACGGCCGCCACGACCCTCGGCATTTCGATCCCCCGGCTCGTCGTCGGGCCGCTCCTCGTCCTCGTCTTTTCGCTCGAGCTCGGCCTTTTGCCCGTGGCGCGCTGGGGGACGTGGCGGCACGTGGTCTTGCCCGTCCTCTGCGCCGCCGTGCCGGTCGGGGCACAGATCGCGAGAATGGCGCGGGCTGGAATGATCGAGGCGCTCGAGGCCGATTTCATCCGCGCGGCGCGCGCCAAGGGGCTCAGCGAGGCGGGCGTCCTTCGAAGGCACGCGCTCCGGGTCGCGCTCGCGCCCGTCGTGAGCTTCCTCGGCCCGGCGGCGAGCGGGCTGCTCGTGGGCTCGGTGGTCGTCGAGCGCATCTTCGACGTGCCCGGCATGGGCCGCTATTTCGTCGAGGCCGCGCTCAACCGCGATTACAACCTGGTCACGGGCGTCGCGCTCGTTTACGCGGCGCTCCTCGTCCTGCTCGACACGCTCGCGGACATCGCCCGCGCGCTGCTCGACCCGAGGGTCTCACTCGAATGA
- a CDS encoding ABC transporter permease codes for MRTGIPGTRLLARRSARASALALALLVVASALLPALSPHRHDATDLATGATPPSLSHPFGTDDLGRDLFVRVLFGCRISLAVAFVVTLLALVIGVPWGAIAAYRGGRVDAAMMRVAQTVQAAPFVVMIILLEVFFARRGGALHRAFATIVSPFVAHGADPAWFPVFRVLFLFVALGIFWWPSMARIVRGQVLELRGRPFVEAARAAGAGHGAILRRHILPNALGPILAQATLIVPEAMVAEATLSFLGLGTEEPLASLGSLVARGAEAMALRPWLLVIPALFLALVAFCINVLGDALRDALDPRARRR; via the coding sequence ATGAGGACGGGCATTCCTGGAACGCGCCTCCTCGCGCGCCGCTCGGCCCGCGCCTCGGCCCTCGCGCTCGCCCTGCTCGTCGTCGCCTCGGCCCTCTTGCCCGCACTCTCGCCCCATCGTCACGACGCGACCGACCTGGCCACCGGCGCGACGCCGCCGTCGCTTTCGCACCCCTTCGGCACGGACGATCTCGGGCGCGACCTCTTCGTCCGCGTCCTCTTCGGCTGTCGCATCTCGCTCGCCGTGGCGTTTGTCGTGACGCTCCTCGCGCTCGTCATCGGCGTGCCCTGGGGCGCAATCGCGGCCTATCGGGGCGGGCGCGTGGATGCCGCGATGATGCGCGTCGCACAGACCGTGCAGGCGGCGCCCTTCGTGGTGATGATCATCCTGCTCGAGGTGTTCTTCGCCCGGCGCGGAGGCGCGCTGCACCGCGCATTCGCGACCATCGTCTCCCCCTTCGTCGCCCATGGAGCGGACCCGGCCTGGTTTCCGGTCTTCCGGGTCCTCTTCCTGTTCGTCGCACTCGGAATCTTCTGGTGGCCCTCGATGGCCCGCATCGTGCGCGGCCAGGTGCTCGAATTGCGCGGGCGTCCGTTTGTCGAAGCAGCACGCGCTGCGGGCGCGGGGCACGGGGCCATCTTGCGCCGGCACATCCTGCCCAATGCGCTCGGCCCGATCCTCGCGCAGGCGACGCTCATCGTGCCCGAGGCCATGGTCGCCGAGGCCACGCTGAGCTTTCTCGGGCTCGGGACCGAGGAGCCGCTCGCGAGCCTCGGCAGCCTCGTGGCGCGCGGCGCGGAGGCCATGGCCCTGCGGCCCTGGCTACTGGTCATTCCAGCCCTCTTCCTCGCCCTCGTGGCCTTCTGTATCAACGTTCTCGGCGACGCGCTGCGGGACGCGCTCGATCCGCGGGCGAGACGGCGGTGA
- a CDS encoding sigma 54-interacting transcriptional regulator: protein MDQPSKAPGETVALVVRPRECAIGRFRIQVVSGPDRGLEKISDGQELAIGTANANHLILTDRAVSRHHCLINATDQGFLLRDLGSKNGTTLGGFRIQGAFLAPGALLGVGESTLRFEQLADEIVEPLADEERYGRVLGQSTAMRRVFAALPRIAASDSTVLIEGETGTGKGLLAEVIHQKSPRARGPFIVVDCSSIPPNLIEAELFGHAKGAFTGADRARPGAFEAAAGGTIFLDELGELPLDMQPKLLRALEERVVRRVGSLDPVKLDVRVIAATNRDLRQEVNRGAFRSDLFYRLNIVRIRLPSLRERREDIPMLIAHFHEQFARGGDPRPPAELVTAFARQDWPGNVRELRAAVERAILMQDPALWFGANLGASPVASPPPPETPPETPPATPPATTYGFSYEDDLTLGSFRAAKERAVARWERGYVETLIRQNGGNLSRAARAARTDRNYLRELLRRHGLLAAED, encoded by the coding sequence ATGGACCAACCCTCGAAGGCACCTGGCGAGACGGTCGCCCTCGTCGTCCGCCCGCGCGAGTGCGCGATTGGCCGCTTCCGGATCCAGGTCGTGTCCGGTCCGGACCGGGGCCTCGAGAAGATCTCCGACGGCCAGGAGCTGGCGATCGGAACGGCCAACGCGAACCACCTCATCCTGACCGACCGCGCCGTATCGAGGCACCATTGCCTGATCAACGCGACCGATCAGGGCTTTCTGCTGCGCGATCTGGGCAGCAAGAATGGCACGACGCTGGGTGGCTTTCGCATCCAGGGCGCCTTTTTGGCGCCGGGCGCGCTCCTGGGCGTGGGCGAATCGACGCTGCGCTTCGAGCAGCTCGCCGACGAGATCGTCGAGCCGCTCGCCGACGAGGAGCGCTATGGTCGCGTCCTCGGCCAGAGCACGGCCATGCGGCGCGTCTTCGCGGCCCTGCCCCGCATCGCGGCGTCGGATTCGACGGTGCTCATCGAGGGCGAGACCGGCACGGGCAAGGGCCTGCTCGCCGAGGTGATTCACCAGAAGAGCCCGCGGGCGCGCGGGCCGTTCATCGTCGTCGATTGCAGCTCGATCCCGCCGAACCTCATCGAGGCCGAGCTGTTCGGGCACGCGAAGGGCGCGTTCACCGGCGCCGACAGGGCGCGGCCGGGGGCCTTCGAGGCCGCCGCCGGGGGAACCATTTTCCTCGACGAGCTCGGCGAGCTGCCCCTCGACATGCAGCCGAAGCTGTTGCGTGCGCTCGAGGAGCGCGTGGTGCGGCGCGTGGGCAGCCTCGACCCGGTGAAGCTCGACGTGCGGGTCATCGCGGCGACGAACCGCGATTTGCGCCAGGAGGTCAATCGGGGCGCATTCCGCTCGGACCTCTTTTACCGCCTCAACATCGTGCGCATTCGCCTGCCGTCTCTGCGCGAGCGGCGCGAGGACATCCCGATGCTCATCGCCCATTTTCACGAGCAATTCGCGCGCGGGGGCGATCCGCGTCCGCCGGCCGAGCTCGTCACGGCGTTCGCGCGGCAGGACTGGCCGGGGAACGTGCGCGAGCTGCGCGCGGCCGTCGAACGCGCGATCTTGATGCAGGATCCGGCGCTTTGGTTCGGGGCGAACCTCGGGGCCTCGCCGGTGGCGTCGCCGCCGCCGCCTGAGACGCCGCCTGAGACGCCGCCTGCGACGCCGCCTGCGACGACCTATGGATTCAGTTACGAGGACGACCTCACCCTGGGCTCGTTCCGCGCGGCCAAGGAGCGGGCCGTGGCGCGCTGGGAGCGCGGGTACGTGGAGACGCTCATCCGCCAGAACGGCGGCAATCTCTCGCGGGCCGCGCGCGCGGCGCGCACGGACCGGAATTATCTGCGCGAGCTCTTGCGCCGGCACGGTCTCCTGGCGGCGGAGGATTGA
- a CDS encoding metallophosphoesterase family protein — translation MSLHFPFPDEFDFRRGARIAVVGDVQRTGLIEFWREQNDAERARIVRAIVEEAPALLITLGDHVFDGSSARDWARFDALFAPVREARLPVLPVVGNHDLWPRGALRHYFDRFRHLDGARFHARKVGPLGLVALDSNRFWLSPQRWEEQRQWLAGVLDRFDGDPGLRGVLALVHHPPYTNSTVASPSIAVEHSFLPAFLRARKTLAMLSGHVHAYEHFAREGRHFLVSGGGGGPRHSLSPPERHRFPDLFAGPSLRDFHYLLLEPGDEGLLIRARGLAKGADEIRPLDEVFLPWRSPA, via the coding sequence GTGTCCTTGCATTTTCCCTTTCCCGACGAGTTCGACTTCCGGCGAGGGGCGCGCATCGCGGTGGTGGGAGACGTGCAGCGCACGGGGCTCATCGAATTCTGGCGCGAGCAGAACGACGCCGAGCGCGCGCGCATCGTCCGCGCGATCGTGGAGGAAGCGCCTGCGCTCTTGATCACGCTGGGCGATCACGTCTTCGATGGCAGCTCGGCGCGAGATTGGGCCCGGTTCGACGCGCTCTTCGCGCCGGTGCGCGAGGCCCGGCTCCCCGTGTTGCCGGTCGTTGGCAATCACGACCTCTGGCCCCGCGGCGCGCTCCGCCATTACTTCGACCGTTTCCGGCACCTCGACGGGGCGCGCTTTCACGCGCGCAAGGTGGGGCCGCTCGGGCTCGTGGCGCTCGATAGCAACCGCTTCTGGCTGAGCCCGCAGCGCTGGGAGGAGCAGCGGCAATGGCTCGCGGGCGTGCTCGATCGATTCGACGGGGACCCCGGGTTGCGCGGCGTGCTCGCGCTCGTCCACCACCCGCCCTACACGAACAGCACGGTCGCGTCGCCGTCGATCGCGGTGGAGCACTCGTTCCTGCCGGCGTTTCTACGCGCGCGCAAGACGCTGGCGATGCTCTCGGGCCACGTGCACGCCTACGAGCACTTCGCGCGCGAGGGTCGCCATTTTCTGGTGAGCGGCGGGGGCGGCGGGCCGCGGCACTCGCTCTCCCCCCCGGAGCGGCACAGGTTCCCCGACCTCTTCGCCGGTCCCTCCCTGCGCGACTTTCATTACCTGCTGCTCGAGCCCGGCGACGAGGGGCTCCTGATCCGCGCGCGCGGCCTCGCCAAGGGGGCCGATGAGATCAGGCCCCTCGACGAGGTCTTCTTGCCCTGGAGAAGCCCGGCCTAA
- a CDS encoding NAD-dependent epimerase/dehydratase family protein, with amino-acid sequence MSRYLVTGATGFLGRHLIDVLVAGGHEVVMLCRKPPAAPPSEGITVKLGDVLDAASVREAAAGCEGLFHCAGRVSRKPEDAEALFRVHVEGTKVTLDAARAAGVKRAVLASTSGTIAVSKEPKVLDETAPSPQELVARWPYYRSKLYAERAAFDRNGPGFEVVAVNPSLLLGPGDVQGSSTGDVVKFLERRVPVVPAGGLSFVDARDAAAAMLGAMEKGRPGERYLLGAVNLTFDAFFARLERVSGVKAPTLRAPKSLTLAQAGAEIVERLSKRMSVESPIDRISAEMGQHYWYLDARKAMREIGFTPRDGNDTLLDTVEDLTARGVVWPKAD; translated from the coding sequence ATGAGCCGCTATCTCGTCACGGGCGCCACGGGGTTTCTGGGCCGCCACCTCATCGATGTGCTCGTCGCGGGCGGGCACGAGGTGGTCATGCTTTGCCGCAAGCCGCCGGCGGCGCCGCCGTCCGAAGGCATCACGGTGAAGCTCGGCGACGTGCTCGACGCTGCCTCGGTGCGCGAGGCGGCGGCGGGCTGCGAGGGCCTCTTCCACTGCGCGGGCCGCGTCTCGCGCAAGCCGGAGGACGCCGAGGCGCTCTTCCGGGTGCACGTGGAGGGCACGAAGGTCACGCTCGACGCGGCGCGCGCGGCAGGCGTGAAGCGCGCGGTGCTCGCCTCCACGAGCGGCACCATTGCGGTGAGCAAGGAGCCGAAGGTCCTCGACGAGACCGCGCCCTCGCCGCAGGAGCTCGTCGCGCGCTGGCCTTATTATCGGTCCAAGCTCTACGCCGAGCGGGCCGCGTTCGACCGCAATGGCCCGGGCTTCGAGGTCGTCGCGGTGAATCCCTCGCTCCTGCTCGGGCCTGGGGACGTGCAGGGCTCGTCGACGGGGGACGTCGTGAAGTTCCTCGAGCGGCGGGTCCCCGTGGTGCCGGCGGGCGGCCTTTCGTTCGTGGACGCGCGCGACGCGGCGGCCGCGATGCTCGGGGCGATGGAGAAGGGCAGGCCCGGAGAGCGGTATCTGCTCGGCGCGGTGAACCTCACATTCGACGCATTCTTCGCGCGGCTCGAGCGGGTCTCGGGGGTGAAGGCTCCCACGCTGCGGGCGCCGAAGAGCCTCACGCTCGCGCAGGCGGGCGCGGAGATCGTCGAGCGCCTGTCGAAGCGAATGAGCGTCGAGAGCCCGATCGACCGGATCAGCGCCGAGATGGGCCAGCATTACTGGTATCTCGACGCGAGGAAGGCGATGCGCGAGATCGGCTTCACGCCGCGGGACGGGAACGACACGCTGCTCGACACGGTCGAGGATCTGACGGCGCGCGGCGTGGTCTGGCCGAAGGCCGATTAG